The following are encoded in a window of Rhodothermia bacterium genomic DNA:
- a CDS encoding 2OG-Fe(II) oxygenase: protein MYEKLSPFIGQFKHIISQEEAKDLLRLAEKFGFIDQQYEPPYIPEVRTRAMGTAKAWAAKLSERVIPHIAPLDHWLVDELQAYRPAQSLQWQPQAVNERFRFYRYAPLDRFAPHRDHPYIRNDREQTFLSMVLYLDEDCEGGETRFPDFSVRPQLGTALVYPHWLLHEGGIVFRGIKTVLRTDIFYFRAY, encoded by the coding sequence ATGTACGAAAAGCTAAGCCCATTTATCGGTCAGTTTAAACACATCATCAGCCAAGAAGAAGCCAAAGATTTGCTCCGACTGGCTGAAAAATTTGGTTTTATAGACCAACAATACGAACCACCCTACATTCCCGAAGTTCGTACCCGTGCGATGGGTACAGCAAAAGCGTGGGCAGCAAAACTCTCAGAACGGGTTATCCCTCATATAGCGCCGCTGGATCATTGGCTCGTGGATGAATTACAAGCCTACCGCCCCGCACAAAGCCTACAGTGGCAACCACAAGCCGTTAATGAGCGATTCCGCTTTTATCGGTATGCTCCTTTAGACCGATTTGCTCCCCACCGCGACCATCCCTACATTCGTAATGACCGCGAACAAACCTTCCTAAGCATGGTTTTGTATTTGGATGAAGACTGCGAGGGCGGCGAAACCCGTTTCCCTGATTTCTCCGTGCGCCCACAACTTGGAACCGCCCTGGTTTATCCGCATTGGTTGCTACATGAAGGGGGCATCGTGTTTCGTGGTATTAAAACCGTCTTAAGAACCGATATATTCTATTTTCGGGCATATTAA
- a CDS encoding sodium-dependent bicarbonate transport family permease, producing the protein MSIELILSNLLNAPVLFFFLGMAAILVKSDLDFPAPLPKLFSLYLLLSIGFKGGVELAHSGLSLQIFKTLGAAILVSSIIPFYSFFILRKKIDVANAAGIAAAYGSVSAVTYIAATSFLSRLEIPFNGHMVAAMALMESPAILVGVFMYRKFRTKEVQSHEESLGELVREAFFNGSVFLLIGSFLIGFATGAEGEAALKPFTTDLFKGFLCLFLLDMGLVSARRFAQLKNLGRFPVLFALFMPIPNAFLGILMAWLTGMTVGDALLFATLCASASYIAVPAALRLSVPEANPGVYVTMALAVTFPFNILIGLPIYLNLIQRLWP; encoded by the coding sequence ATGAGCATAGAATTAATACTCTCTAACCTCCTAAATGCACCGGTTTTGTTCTTCTTCTTGGGCATGGCGGCCATTTTGGTGAAGTCAGACTTAGATTTCCCCGCACCATTACCAAAGTTGTTTTCCCTATATTTGTTGTTAAGCATTGGATTTAAAGGAGGCGTAGAATTGGCCCATAGTGGGCTTTCGTTACAAATTTTCAAGACGCTGGGTGCTGCTATTCTCGTCTCTTCTATAATCCCGTTCTATTCATTCTTTATCCTCCGCAAGAAGATAGATGTGGCGAATGCTGCGGGAATTGCCGCTGCATATGGCTCGGTGAGTGCTGTAACCTACATTGCAGCCACTTCTTTTTTATCCCGTTTAGAAATACCCTTTAACGGACACATGGTTGCGGCAATGGCCCTCATGGAGTCTCCGGCCATTTTGGTTGGTGTTTTTATGTATCGCAAATTCCGTACAAAAGAAGTGCAATCCCACGAAGAATCTTTGGGAGAATTGGTGCGAGAAGCCTTTTTTAACGGCTCGGTATTTCTGCTGATTGGTAGTTTCTTAATAGGATTTGCCACTGGAGCCGAAGGCGAAGCCGCACTTAAACCCTTTACAACCGATTTATTTAAAGGATTCTTATGCTTATTTTTATTGGATATGGGCTTGGTTAGTGCCCGCCGATTTGCCCAACTTAAAAACCTTGGCCGCTTTCCTGTATTGTTTGCATTATTCATGCCCATCCCCAATGCGTTCCTTGGGATTTTAATGGCATGGTTAACGGGCATGACGGTCGGCGATGCGCTACTGTTTGCAACACTTTGTGCCAGCGCCTCCTACATTGCTGTACCAGCAGCCTTACGGCTCTCTGTGCCAGAGGCCAATCCGGGTGTTTATGTCACAATGGCGCTTGCCGTAACCTTCCCCTTTAATATTCTGATCGGTCTGCCGATCTACCTCAACCTTATCCAACGCCTTTGGCCATAA
- a CDS encoding mechanosensitive ion channel family protein, giving the protein MQPKTPEIDPSSLKAVPPPDVAGAIKQLSSGELLYNWSNVVQDLLYKAAWAFLILLFFWFLSKVVIRLINKAIDKTGKSGSGAHQLLAKTAKLFILAFGIVTALGQFINIAPLLAGLGVVGLAVGFAAQDTLKNFIAGITILIDQPFRVGDNIVFDNKFGTVHEITLRSTRIKTVNNEIMVLPNDQMINGKLINHSMMGLLRLEIPFSIGYSESTDDARTVALQIASADKRVVQNPAPSVVVTAMADSGISLMLRVWITDMKDEIPLKAELNEALLHALLVKGIEIPYPAIIIRS; this is encoded by the coding sequence ATGCAACCCAAAACACCTGAAATTGACCCAAGTTCGCTTAAAGCCGTTCCCCCACCCGATGTCGCTGGGGCTATAAAACAACTTTCTTCGGGAGAGTTGCTGTATAATTGGAGTAATGTGGTTCAAGATTTGCTTTATAAGGCAGCATGGGCCTTCCTCATTCTCCTCTTTTTCTGGTTTCTGAGTAAAGTGGTCATCCGACTTATCAACAAAGCCATTGATAAAACCGGAAAAAGCGGGAGCGGTGCGCATCAGTTATTGGCCAAAACCGCAAAACTTTTCATCTTAGCCTTTGGAATAGTGACCGCTTTAGGCCAATTTATCAATATAGCGCCTTTGCTTGCGGGCTTGGGTGTCGTTGGTTTGGCTGTAGGTTTTGCGGCACAAGATACCTTAAAGAACTTCATTGCCGGCATTACCATTCTGATAGATCAACCCTTTCGAGTGGGAGACAATATCGTTTTTGACAACAAATTCGGAACGGTACACGAGATCACCCTCCGATCCACCCGCATTAAAACCGTCAACAACGAAATTATGGTCTTGCCAAATGACCAAATGATCAATGGTAAACTCATCAACCATTCGATGATGGGCTTGCTCCGCCTCGAAATTCCCTTCTCCATTGGCTATAGTGAATCCACAGATGACGCAAGGACGGTTGCACTTCAAATTGCCTCGGCGGATAAGCGGGTTGTACAAAATCCAGCACCTTCTGTTGTCGTAACGGCAATGGCGGACTCTGGCATATCGCTCATGCTTCGGGTCTGGATTACGGACATGAAGGATGAAATACCCTTAAAAGCAGAGTTAAATGAAGCACTGCTCCATGCACTTTTGGTAAAAGGGATTGAAATTCCGTACCCAGCCATTATTATTCGCTCTTAG
- a CDS encoding transcriptional regulator has product MKPIKKIEIITPSIKLPELMSILDQNGIRGYTVIHASVGKGTRGLAYDDDLVGTSGNDYLFTLCTDEEVEVLVPVIKPLLVKYGGIFLISEVAVITR; this is encoded by the coding sequence ATGAAACCAATCAAAAAAATTGAGATCATTACGCCCTCCATTAAATTGCCGGAACTCATGTCTATTTTAGACCAAAACGGCATCAGAGGTTATACCGTCATCCACGCTTCGGTAGGAAAAGGGACACGGGGATTGGCCTATGACGACGATTTGGTGGGGACATCGGGTAATGATTATCTTTTCACCCTTTGTACCGATGAAGAGGTGGAAGTCCTCGTACCCGTTATTAAGCCACTATTGGTTAAATACGGAGGTATTTTTTTAATTTCAGAGGTGGCGGTCATCACCCGTTAA
- the folD gene encoding bifunctional methylenetetrahydrofolate dehydrogenase/methenyltetrahydrofolate cyclohydrolase FolD, whose protein sequence is MSATLLDGKAIAAQVREEVKKDVLSWVAQGNRPPYLAVILVGDNPASASYVRGKAKACAEVGMGSETIQHPTTMTEESLLELIQNLNNDPKVDGILVQLPLPPHMDEKKVIHAIAPTKDVDGFHPENAGKVVIGQAGFPPATPAGVMEILKRSGIETPGAHAVILGRSNIVGKPMANLLIQPGIDATVTVCHSRTKNLSAITKQADILIAAIGKPHFVTPDLIKEGAVVIDVGINRIEDTSKKTGYRLVGDVDFETVREKAAQLTPVPGGVGPMTIAMLLKNTLRAAQTKKS, encoded by the coding sequence ATGTCAGCAACATTATTGGATGGCAAAGCAATCGCCGCACAAGTCCGAGAAGAGGTAAAAAAAGACGTCTTATCATGGGTTGCCCAAGGGAATCGTCCGCCTTATCTGGCTGTAATTTTGGTAGGAGACAATCCGGCCTCGGCCTCATACGTTCGTGGAAAAGCCAAAGCGTGTGCCGAAGTGGGCATGGGTAGCGAAACCATACAGCATCCCACAACCATGACGGAAGAGTCCCTGCTTGAATTGATCCAGAACCTGAATAACGATCCCAAAGTGGATGGCATTTTGGTACAACTGCCCTTGCCTCCGCACATGGATGAGAAGAAGGTCATCCATGCTATTGCACCCACAAAAGATGTGGATGGCTTCCATCCGGAAAATGCAGGGAAAGTGGTGATTGGGCAAGCGGGCTTCCCGCCTGCAACACCGGCTGGCGTTATGGAAATCCTAAAACGCAGTGGTATAGAAACCCCTGGAGCACATGCGGTGATCCTTGGCAGGTCTAATATTGTGGGCAAGCCCATGGCCAATCTATTGATCCAGCCCGGAATAGATGCTACGGTAACGGTTTGTCATAGCCGAACCAAAAACCTATCGGCGATCACCAAGCAAGCCGACATTTTGATTGCGGCCATCGGAAAGCCCCATTTTGTGACACCTGATCTGATCAAAGAAGGCGCAGTCGTGATTGACGTGGGCATTAACCGCATAGAAGACACTTCAAAAAAAACGGGCTATCGTTTGGTTGGTGATGTGGACTTTGAGACTGTCCGCGAAAAAGCTGCACAACTCACCCCCGTGCCTGGTGGCGTTGGCCCAATGACCATTGCCATGTTGTTGAAAAATACATTACGAGCTGCTCAAACAAAAAAATCATAA
- a CDS encoding diaminopimelate epimerase: MRRLVLEFTKMHGAGNDFVVIDNRFYHFNDDRLSELAIRYCDRRLGIGADGLLALCQTDPEAEAELDFRMRYFNADGSLGLMCGNGARVLSRFAYESGLKKAVLQFATSAGLYRSLVPDDSEAPVRLYMPNFQDYRPEVFVSEEAQKTFGFIDYIFTGTQHAVAFVSDLWQFDVEKWGPLLRWHTVFAPHGINMNFVEVVDAGSETTPAHLLIRTFEKGVEAETLACGTGALAAAIVANLRNLVQSNHVQLSPKGGTLDVGYTISAGEITDLFQAGPTATVFRGSLYL; the protein is encoded by the coding sequence ATGAGACGCTTGGTGCTTGAATTTACAAAAATGCACGGTGCAGGCAATGACTTTGTGGTAATTGATAACCGTTTTTATCATTTTAATGATGATCGGCTGTCCGAATTGGCCATTCGTTATTGTGATCGCCGCTTAGGCATAGGCGCAGATGGCTTATTGGCCTTGTGCCAAACGGATCCAGAGGCGGAGGCGGAATTGGATTTCAGGATGCGTTATTTTAATGCAGACGGTTCTTTGGGGCTAATGTGTGGGAATGGTGCGCGTGTATTGAGTCGGTTTGCGTATGAGTCCGGTCTAAAAAAAGCAGTCTTACAATTCGCGACCTCGGCCGGCTTGTACCGTTCATTGGTTCCTGATGATTCCGAAGCACCCGTCCGGTTATACATGCCTAACTTCCAAGACTACCGTCCGGAGGTCTTTGTATCGGAAGAAGCACAAAAAACGTTTGGCTTCATAGATTATATTTTTACCGGAACCCAACACGCGGTGGCTTTTGTCTCGGATTTATGGCAGTTTGATGTAGAAAAGTGGGGGCCGTTGCTACGTTGGCATACTGTATTTGCACCGCATGGCATCAATATGAACTTTGTAGAGGTTGTGGACGCAGGCTCAGAGACCACACCCGCTCATCTGCTTATTCGGACGTTTGAAAAAGGGGTTGAGGCCGAGACGTTGGCCTGCGGTACTGGGGCTTTGGCAGCAGCTATTGTGGCGAATCTTCGGAATTTGGTACAGAGCAACCACGTCCAACTTAGCCCCAAAGGGGGGACATTAGACGTGGGCTACACGATATCAGCAGGCGAGATTACTGATTTATTCCAAGCCGGACCAACCGCTACCGTTTTTAGGGGGAGCCTTTATCTTTAA
- a CDS encoding O-acetylhomoserine aminocarboxypropyltransferase/cysteine synthase: protein MSQLHFDTLQLHAGQSPAPGTNARAVPIYATTSYTFNDADHGANLFALKEFGNIYTRIMNPTNDVFEQRVAALEGGVAALATSSGQAAQFLALTTLAEAGDNIVTTSYLYGGTYNQFKVQFPRIGIQVRFADGDNPESIESLIDERTKAIYLETIGNPKFNIPDFEVISAIAKKHGVPLVVDNTFGAGGYLFRPIEHGADIVLHSATKWIGGHGTAIGGVIVDAGTFPWDNGRFPTFNSPSPGYHGLNFWEVFGTNGVLGVNVAFIIRARVEGLRDFGPAQSPFNSFLLLQGLETLSLRVQRHVENAQAVAEWLEAHPAVEWVSYPGLPSHPSHELAKKYLKRGFGGVLSFGIKGGLDAGKTFINSVKLASHLANVGDAKTLVIHPASTTHQQLSAEDQAASGVSPSLIRLSVGIEFIEDIKADLDQALHASQA, encoded by the coding sequence ATGAGCCAACTACATTTTGACACCCTGCAATTACATGCAGGACAATCCCCAGCCCCTGGAACCAATGCCCGCGCGGTTCCGATCTATGCAACCACTTCTTACACCTTTAATGATGCCGATCATGGCGCCAATCTCTTTGCATTGAAGGAGTTTGGGAATATTTATACCCGAATCATGAACCCCACAAACGATGTGTTTGAACAACGGGTAGCAGCTTTGGAAGGTGGCGTTGCAGCATTGGCCACTTCTTCTGGCCAAGCCGCACAATTCCTTGCCTTGACCACATTGGCCGAGGCTGGGGACAACATCGTTACCACAAGTTATCTATACGGCGGAACTTATAACCAATTTAAAGTGCAGTTCCCACGAATTGGTATTCAGGTGCGTTTTGCCGACGGAGATAATCCAGAGAGCATTGAATCCTTGATTGATGAAAGAACCAAAGCGATCTATCTCGAAACCATTGGAAATCCTAAGTTTAATATTCCTGATTTTGAGGTCATTTCCGCCATTGCTAAGAAACATGGTGTACCATTGGTGGTGGACAATACCTTTGGCGCGGGCGGCTATCTGTTCCGTCCTATCGAGCATGGTGCAGACATCGTTTTGCACTCGGCTACCAAGTGGATTGGTGGTCATGGCACGGCCATCGGGGGGGTGATTGTGGATGCGGGAACGTTTCCTTGGGACAATGGCCGCTTCCCAACCTTCAATTCGCCTTCCCCGGGTTATCATGGACTGAATTTCTGGGAAGTTTTTGGCACAAATGGTGTATTGGGTGTAAATGTGGCTTTTATTATTCGTGCCCGCGTGGAGGGTTTGCGGGATTTTGGCCCTGCTCAAAGCCCTTTCAATTCCTTTCTACTGCTTCAAGGATTAGAAACCTTGTCTTTGCGGGTACAACGTCATGTGGAAAACGCCCAAGCCGTCGCCGAGTGGCTCGAAGCACATCCCGCTGTGGAGTGGGTGAGCTATCCGGGGTTACCCAGTCATCCTTCCCACGAGTTGGCCAAGAAGTACCTGAAACGTGGCTTTGGTGGTGTTTTGAGTTTCGGCATAAAAGGTGGGCTTGATGCGGGTAAAACCTTTATCAATAGCGTGAAATTGGCCAGTCATCTTGCAAATGTTGGCGATGCCAAAACGTTGGTTATCCATCCAGCCTCCACCACGCACCAACAATTATCCGCCGAAGATCAAGCGGCTTCTGGTGTTTCTCCGTCTCTAATTCGGCTGTCCGTCGGGATCGAGTTTATCGAAGACATCAAAGCAGATTTAGATCAGGCTTTGCACGCTTCCCAAGCCTAA
- a CDS encoding MBL fold metallo-hydrolase yields the protein MQFGVLDIFRLNEGKFNVGLDKKLVPHIEGQPFPAGTLHVAANAFVVRTPHEVILLDAGLGEEAAGRDITFLTDQLARVGVTREEVSKVFLSHFHADHIGGATFQVGFERRPTFPNATYFAQKQEENAPYTGRSEELRRMTIDVLEEHGQLAWLDGNGWIDDLIAYEVTGGHTPFHQIAWLHYDGLSILYGGDVLPQPSQITRRFLAKYDFQPEVSAAWRQKLAKRAFENGALMLFYHSTTFPAAFLSTYHPKTGYQIEPVPL from the coding sequence ATGCAATTTGGTGTTTTAGACATTTTTCGCTTGAACGAAGGCAAATTCAATGTTGGGTTAGACAAAAAATTGGTACCACACATCGAAGGCCAGCCCTTCCCCGCCGGAACCTTACATGTGGCTGCTAATGCGTTTGTTGTACGAACACCGCATGAAGTTATTCTGTTGGATGCCGGACTGGGCGAGGAAGCTGCAGGCAGAGACATCACCTTCCTCACCGATCAACTGGCAAGGGTTGGCGTGACCCGCGAAGAAGTTTCAAAGGTTTTCCTTAGCCATTTTCATGCCGACCATATTGGGGGAGCCACCTTCCAAGTTGGCTTTGAACGTCGCCCCACCTTCCCCAATGCCACCTATTTTGCCCAAAAACAAGAGGAAAATGCGCCATACACGGGGCGCTCTGAAGAATTGCGCCGGATGACCATAGACGTATTGGAAGAACATGGCCAATTGGCTTGGTTAGATGGAAATGGCTGGATTGACGACCTCATTGCGTATGAAGTGACGGGCGGGCATACCCCTTTCCACCAAATTGCTTGGCTGCACTACGATGGATTAAGTATCCTATACGGAGGCGATGTATTGCCACAGCCCTCACAAATTACGAGACGCTTTTTGGCCAAATACGACTTCCAACCCGAAGTATCCGCTGCATGGCGTCAAAAGTTGGCGAAACGGGCTTTTGAAAATGGAGCGCTCATGCTCTTTTATCATTCAACTACTTTCCCCGCTGCTTTTTTATCAACCTACCACCCCAAAACCGGTTATCAAATTGAACCCGTACCACTTTAA
- a CDS encoding PhoH family protein, which translates to MIEKKLTLNKVEPVLLFGHNDHHLRKIEAAYDKTRITARGNELYLKGEAQDIAQLERIFEELSLIVHRSAHLTDKDVDTVLDLVRLNGGPHLGEQPDAALLFTQNGGLIRPKNNGQRKMVQAARANDIVFAIGPAGTGKTYVAVALAVAALKSRIVKRIVLARPAVEAGESLGFLPGDLRDKIDPYLRPLYDALEDMLPPDKLRGLMEQNLIEIVPLAYMRGRTLNNAFVILDEAQNATNTQMKMFLTRLGANSRAIVTGDITQTDLPKRSQSGLIHVQEILEGVEGISFVYLQKSDVVRHQLVQDIIEAYDRFDSDLEG; encoded by the coding sequence TTGATCGAGAAAAAATTAACACTTAACAAAGTAGAGCCTGTTCTACTCTTTGGTCATAACGACCATCACCTCCGCAAGATCGAGGCAGCCTATGACAAAACGCGCATCACAGCGCGTGGAAACGAGCTTTATTTAAAAGGAGAAGCCCAAGACATTGCACAATTGGAGCGCATCTTCGAGGAATTGAGCCTGATTGTTCACCGAAGTGCCCACCTCACCGATAAAGATGTGGACACGGTTCTGGACTTGGTGCGCCTAAACGGTGGCCCGCATTTGGGCGAGCAACCCGACGCCGCCTTGCTCTTTACCCAGAACGGCGGCTTGATACGGCCTAAAAACAATGGCCAGCGGAAAATGGTACAGGCAGCACGCGCCAATGACATTGTTTTTGCGATTGGTCCGGCGGGAACGGGGAAAACCTATGTTGCCGTAGCCTTGGCGGTAGCCGCTCTTAAATCCCGCATTGTAAAACGCATTGTGCTCGCGAGACCAGCCGTCGAGGCCGGCGAAAGTCTCGGTTTTTTACCCGGCGACCTTCGCGACAAAATTGATCCGTACCTCCGGCCACTCTACGATGCCTTAGAAGACATGCTCCCTCCAGATAAACTGCGCGGTTTAATGGAGCAAAACTTAATCGAAATTGTACCTTTGGCCTATATGCGGGGACGAACCCTCAATAATGCGTTCGTTATTTTGGACGAGGCTCAAAATGCCACCAACACACAAATGAAGATGTTTCTGACAAGGCTCGGAGCCAATAGCCGCGCCATTGTTACGGGAGATATTACCCAAACCGACTTGCCCAAACGGAGCCAAAGCGGCCTGATTCATGTTCAGGAGATTTTAGAAGGCGTAGAAGGTATTTCCTTTGTCTATCTGCAAAAATCGGATGTGGTACGACACCAATTGGTTCAAGACATTATTGAGGCATACGACCGCTTTGATTCGGATTTGGAGGGCTAA
- the metX gene encoding homoserine O-acetyltransferase, with protein sequence MEFPTPLGLQSLTIAQFTLENQQVLKNVQVGFQTWGTLNERRDNVLVVCHALTGNTDLADWWDGVLGPEKALDTNRYWVICLNVLGSCYGTTGPRSINPETGKPYGGDFPRVTVRDSVRLHLEAVKTLGVQGIEAVIGGSMGGMQALEWGFLAPDLVKRLVVIAASGRHSAWTIGWSEAQRAAIYADPNWRNGYYTDEEPPVAGLAAARMNAMISYRSWRSFQDRFGRTEQGGDGQNGFAVESYQQYQGRKLTERFDANVYVRLTQLMDTHDVSRGRGAYEEALAGLHLPTLVIGINSDILYPLPEQEELARHLPQSDFRILHSEDGHDAFLIEFEQLNSFIRPFLDNSASIKSPRNGRPVVQRLSDGKNRKQSALPQVSTTSAQKHPLNHKLKELKCKSIVLAS encoded by the coding sequence ATGGAATTTCCTACCCCCTTAGGTCTTCAATCACTGACCATTGCGCAATTTACCTTAGAAAATCAACAGGTTTTGAAAAACGTACAAGTGGGTTTTCAGACATGGGGCACACTCAACGAACGAAGAGACAATGTCTTGGTCGTTTGTCATGCGTTGACGGGAAATACCGACCTTGCAGATTGGTGGGATGGGGTTCTTGGGCCGGAAAAAGCCTTGGATACAAACCGTTATTGGGTGATTTGTTTGAATGTGCTGGGTTCTTGTTATGGTACAACTGGGCCGCGTTCTATTAATCCCGAAACCGGAAAGCCTTATGGTGGAGATTTTCCGCGGGTGACCGTCCGAGACTCGGTTCGCTTGCACTTAGAGGCGGTGAAAACGTTAGGGGTACAGGGTATAGAAGCCGTTATTGGTGGTTCGATGGGCGGGATGCAAGCGTTGGAATGGGGGTTTCTTGCGCCGGATTTGGTGAAGCGTTTGGTGGTAATTGCGGCTTCTGGACGCCACTCTGCTTGGACGATTGGCTGGAGCGAGGCGCAGCGGGCCGCCATTTATGCCGACCCCAACTGGCGTAATGGGTATTATACCGACGAAGAACCGCCCGTTGCTGGTTTGGCTGCAGCTCGGATGAATGCCATGATTTCGTATCGCTCTTGGCGCTCTTTTCAGGATCGCTTCGGGAGAACAGAGCAAGGGGGGGACGGTCAAAACGGTTTTGCCGTCGAAAGTTACCAACAGTACCAAGGCCGTAAACTAACCGAACGGTTTGATGCAAACGTTTATGTCCGGCTCACCCAACTTATGGATACGCACGACGTGTCTCGTGGGCGGGGAGCATATGAGGAGGCCTTGGCCGGGCTACACCTCCCCACCTTGGTCATTGGTATTAACTCTGACATTCTCTACCCATTACCAGAACAAGAAGAGTTGGCGCGGCATCTTCCGCAGTCCGATTTCAGAATTTTACATTCAGAAGATGGTCACGATGCGTTCTTAATCGAATTTGAACAACTCAATTCGTTTATTAGACCATTTTTGGACAATTCGGCTTCGATAAAAAGTCCAAGAAATGGGCGTCCGGTCGTACAAAGGCTTTCCGATGGGAAAAACCGGAAACAATCGGCATTGCCTCAGGTTTCTACGACCTCCGCACAAAAACATCCGTTAAATCATAAGCTAAAGGAGTTAAAATGCAAAAGTATCGTGTTGGCATCTTAG
- a CDS encoding ROK family protein, with product MIRLGIDIGGSGIKGVPINTENGEVLGHRHRIDTPQPATPDAVAQTVAEMVNHFKWHGPVGCTMPSIVQHGVTQTASNIPADWIGVNAETLFKAKTSLEFKVINDADAAGVGELHFGAANDHRGTVLLLTVGTGIGSALFCNGVLVPNTEFGHLLFANTIAEKYCSDRARKDQKLKWPAWAERFNAYLAHLELLFSPDLFIIGGGIANKTEKYWDLLEAKAQLVPATLKNNAGIVGAAYAAREIPFSHHQEL from the coding sequence ATGATAAGACTTGGTATAGACATCGGCGGCAGCGGTATCAAAGGCGTCCCCATAAACACCGAAAACGGGGAAGTTTTGGGACATCGCCACCGCATAGACACACCTCAACCCGCCACCCCAGACGCCGTAGCGCAAACAGTGGCCGAGATGGTCAATCATTTTAAGTGGCATGGCCCTGTTGGTTGCACCATGCCCAGCATCGTACAACATGGCGTTACCCAAACGGCCTCGAACATTCCCGCCGATTGGATTGGGGTGAATGCGGAGACCCTCTTTAAGGCTAAAACGAGTCTTGAATTTAAAGTGATCAACGATGCAGATGCGGCCGGTGTGGGCGAATTGCATTTTGGCGCTGCAAATGACCACCGAGGAACTGTACTCTTGCTCACCGTTGGAACCGGAATTGGATCAGCGCTCTTTTGTAATGGCGTTTTGGTTCCCAACACAGAGTTCGGCCACCTCCTTTTTGCAAATACCATCGCAGAGAAGTACTGTAGTGACCGTGCTCGCAAAGACCAAAAACTAAAGTGGCCGGCTTGGGCAGAACGATTTAATGCCTACTTGGCACATTTGGAATTGCTTTTCTCGCCAGACTTGTTCATCATCGGTGGTGGAATTGCAAACAAAACGGAAAAATATTGGGATTTACTTGAAGCCAAAGCCCAATTGGTTCCTGCCACTCTCAAGAATAATGCCGGAATTGTGGGTGCAGCATATGCAGCAAGAGAAATCCCGTTCAGCCATCACCAAGAACTTTAA